One Desulfobulbus propionicus DSM 2032 DNA segment encodes these proteins:
- a CDS encoding YhdH/YhfP family quinone oxidoreductase: MDNRAFKAMIVTETEEKQFVRAIGERHVDDLPVGEVLIRVRYSSLNYKDALSASGNKGVTRRYPHTPGIDAAGIVAESSAPNVKPGDEVLVTGFDLGMNTSGGFAEYIRVPAAWVVPLPAGLSLRESMIYGTAGFTAALSCLRLIDNGVAAGHGPILVTGATGGVGSIAVAILAKCGYKVMAATTKGAETSYLRQIGANEVISSSEVDDQSGRPLLKPRWAGAVDTVGGNILSTAIKATRYGGTVTCCGNITSGELHTSIYPFILNGVSLLGIDSVNCPAPLRRRVWKRLSGEWKLDHLDTITTELPNLEALDERIGLILQGKNRGRAIVRIGD, encoded by the coding sequence ATGGACAACCGTGCATTTAAGGCCATGATCGTCACCGAAACCGAAGAGAAGCAGTTTGTCCGCGCCATTGGCGAGCGGCACGTCGACGACCTGCCTGTCGGTGAGGTGCTGATTCGGGTCCGTTACTCCTCCCTTAATTACAAAGATGCGCTCTCCGCCTCGGGCAACAAGGGCGTTACCCGCCGCTACCCGCATACTCCGGGCATCGACGCGGCCGGAATCGTGGCCGAGAGCAGCGCGCCGAACGTCAAACCCGGCGATGAAGTGCTGGTGACCGGGTTTGACCTGGGGATGAATACCAGCGGCGGCTTTGCCGAATATATCCGGGTACCTGCTGCCTGGGTGGTCCCCCTGCCGGCCGGATTGAGCCTGCGCGAGAGCATGATCTACGGCACGGCCGGGTTTACTGCCGCGCTTTCCTGCCTGCGGCTGATCGACAACGGTGTGGCTGCGGGCCATGGACCGATTCTGGTGACCGGCGCCACCGGCGGTGTGGGCTCCATCGCCGTGGCCATTCTCGCCAAGTGCGGCTACAAGGTCATGGCAGCCACCACCAAAGGGGCGGAAACGTCCTATCTGCGGCAGATCGGCGCCAACGAGGTGATCAGCTCCTCCGAGGTGGATGACCAGAGCGGTCGCCCTCTGCTTAAACCACGCTGGGCAGGCGCGGTGGATACGGTGGGCGGCAATATCCTCAGCACAGCGATCAAGGCCACCCGTTACGGCGGCACGGTCACCTGTTGCGGCAATATTACCTCCGGTGAGCTGCACACCTCGATTTACCCCTTCATCCTCAACGGCGTCAGCCTCTTGGGCATCGATTCGGTCAACTGTCCCGCACCGCTGCGCCGGCGGGTTTGGAAGCGACTGTCAGGCGAGTGGAAGCTGGACCACCTCGACACCATCACCACCGAACTGCCCAATCTGGAGGCGCTGGATGAGCGCATCGGCCTCATTCTCCAAGGAAAAAACCGGGGGAGGGCCATCGTCCGTATTGGCGACTGA
- a CDS encoding response regulator produces the protein MAEILTLDDVLDATVLVGKILKKKGHVVHTFTEEDAAIAFARQHPVDLAILDIKLKKMSGIEVLAILKEDNPSMRAIMLTGYPTVETAREAISLGADEYCVKPIDRTELEEKVDKVLAAKPRA, from the coding sequence ATGGCTGAAATTCTCACCCTGGACGATGTGCTCGACGCCACCGTGCTGGTCGGTAAGATTCTCAAGAAAAAGGGACATGTGGTCCATACCTTCACCGAAGAGGACGCGGCTATCGCCTTTGCCCGCCAGCATCCTGTGGATCTGGCGATTCTCGACATCAAGCTCAAAAAGATGAGCGGCATCGAGGTGCTGGCTATTTTGAAGGAGGACAATCCCTCGATGCGGGCGATCATGCTCACCGGGTATCCGACGGTGGAGACCGCGCGCGAAGCGATCAGTCTTGGGGCGGACGAATACTGCGTCAAACCCATCGACCGGACAGAGCTGGAAGAAAAGGTGGACAAGGTGCTGGCCGCCAAGCCAAGGGCCTGA
- a CDS encoding MFS transporter, with translation MLNRILVTVVLSVFIALLGVGIIIPVLPVLATSLGASGFALGLITAAFSLSRGLLQPVVGNLSDRWGRKGFLVGGLFIYGLVGLLIPHAGSVGHLVMIRLFQGVGAAMIVPVAMAYASFLAPPGQEGRYMGVINIAIFCGIGCGPIAGGIVSDMWGLASVFHIMAGLCFFSFLLVMVNMPSVCPIDQRQQVGLWVNIRLMLNRRRTMGIFIARFGTVLMMVPTMAFLPVMMAQWPDSTGFQTGLVIAGRTLVNALLQYPFGWVADRCDKVLLLLIGCGCMSIAVFLIPTMTTFPTMVGIYLFLGLGEAVLWPVLGAYAAEEGRTHFGHGTMMGVFNLAMSAGVFTGALLAGMSMDSLGMRQAFFVTAGAIMLLTVMAAILIRSGEAAGEAEEQRPPSSPCG, from the coding sequence ATGCTCAACCGCATACTCGTTACCGTGGTGCTCTCGGTGTTCATCGCCCTCTTGGGCGTTGGCATCATCATTCCGGTGCTGCCGGTTCTGGCAACTTCCCTGGGAGCCTCCGGCTTTGCCCTGGGGTTGATCACCGCCGCCTTTTCCCTGAGCCGCGGCCTGCTGCAACCGGTGGTTGGCAACCTGTCCGACCGTTGGGGGAGAAAAGGGTTTCTCGTCGGCGGCCTGTTCATCTATGGCTTGGTCGGCTTGCTCATTCCCCACGCCGGCAGTGTTGGCCACCTGGTAATGATCCGCCTCTTTCAGGGTGTGGGCGCGGCGATGATCGTACCCGTGGCCATGGCCTATGCCAGTTTTCTCGCGCCTCCGGGCCAGGAAGGCCGATACATGGGGGTGATCAACATTGCCATCTTCTGCGGCATCGGCTGCGGCCCGATTGCTGGCGGAATTGTCTCTGATATGTGGGGACTGGCCTCGGTTTTTCACATCATGGCCGGACTTTGCTTTTTCTCTTTCCTCCTCGTGATGGTCAACATGCCCTCGGTTTGTCCGATCGATCAACGGCAACAGGTTGGGCTGTGGGTTAATATTCGGCTGATGCTGAACCGACGGCGAACAATGGGCATTTTCATTGCCCGCTTCGGCACCGTGCTGATGATGGTCCCGACCATGGCCTTTCTGCCGGTGATGATGGCCCAATGGCCGGACAGCACCGGTTTCCAGACCGGGCTGGTCATTGCCGGCCGCACCCTGGTCAACGCCCTGCTCCAATACCCCTTCGGCTGGGTGGCCGACCGCTGCGACAAGGTGCTGCTCCTGCTCATCGGCTGCGGCTGCATGAGCATAGCCGTTTTTCTCATCCCGACCATGACCACCTTCCCGACCATGGTCGGGATCTATCTGTTCCTCGGCTTGGGCGAAGCGGTGCTCTGGCCGGTGCTGGGCGCCTACGCCGCCGAAGAGGGTCGAACCCATTTCGGCCATGGCACGATGATGGGGGTATTCAACCTGGCGATGAGCGCGGGCGTGTTTACCGGCGCCCTGCTTGCGGGGATGAGCATGGATTCGCTCGGAATGCGGCAGGCTTTTTTCGTCACCGCCGGTGCCATCATGCTCCTCACCGTGATGGCGGCCATCTTGATCCGCAGCGGCGAGGCGGCTGGAGAGGCCGAAGAACAGCGCCCCCCCTCCTCACCTTGCGGATAA
- the ppk1 gene encoding polyphosphate kinase 1 translates to MGNLEMKAEANGKSGDGKGGPAQKSERIFDLTSPEWYLNRELSWLEFNRRVFHESEDERNPLLERVFFLSVIGSNLDEFFMKRIGGLKQQVGAELKLLSIDGRTPQQQIDESYEMVRDLLEQQQNLERELLVLLAKQDIRIVKYTTLDETQRQKMATYFRDNIYPLLTPQGMDPAHPFPFISNLSLNLLVATRHSDGDHVYLNRIKVPTTGTGIPRFIRVDPGKHLYVLFEDVIANNLETIFPGMVIESCELFRVTRNAITEQWPDQAVDLLSMIETALQDRKFAEIVRLEVDSTMTRPHRGMLASQLGIDSRKDVFTVDGIMAKRDLMEIVAIDKPELHFPPHQPLDHYKLSGDFPNIFHLIREEGPFLLQHPYESFSSSVERFLKEASTDPKVLVIKMTLYRTSANSQIIQYLLDAARNGKQVAVVVELMARFDESANIHWATYLEQAGIHVTYGVVGLKTHSKVIFVVRRDYNGLKRYAHIGTGNYHAGTARAYSDLGLLTCDPDIGNDLTEFFNFLTLGYAPARTYKKLLPSPRILKKTLLEYIKREIEHQGKGNAGLIQMKTNALTDQDIIAALYQASQAGVKIDLIVRDSCLLRPGIAGLSENIRVISLVGRFLEHARIYYFRNNGQEQYYIGSADIMKRNLDRRVEVIAPVESPALQAQLREILNLQLADRRGAWDMQANGSYLQRQPQSRDEQRSAQEMLIEKSEKRLAEARRMYKKQYSKKIAKRKNK, encoded by the coding sequence ATGGGCAACTTGGAGATGAAGGCCGAGGCGAATGGAAAAAGCGGTGACGGAAAAGGTGGTCCCGCGCAAAAATCGGAGCGGATATTCGATCTGACCTCGCCCGAGTGGTATCTCAACCGGGAGCTGAGCTGGCTCGAATTCAATCGCAGGGTGTTCCACGAAAGCGAAGACGAGCGCAATCCCTTGCTCGAGCGAGTCTTTTTTCTGTCGGTCATCGGCTCCAATCTCGATGAGTTCTTCATGAAACGGATCGGCGGCCTCAAACAACAGGTCGGGGCCGAGCTGAAACTGCTGTCCATCGACGGCAGGACTCCCCAGCAGCAGATCGACGAAAGTTACGAAATGGTGCGGGATCTCCTGGAGCAGCAGCAGAATCTCGAACGGGAATTGCTCGTGTTGCTGGCCAAGCAGGATATTCGCATCGTCAAATACACAACCCTGGACGAGACGCAGCGCCAGAAAATGGCGACCTATTTCCGGGACAACATCTATCCGTTGCTCACCCCGCAGGGCATGGACCCGGCCCATCCCTTTCCCTTTATTTCCAACCTGTCGCTCAACCTGCTGGTGGCCACCCGCCACAGCGATGGCGACCATGTGTACCTCAACCGGATCAAGGTTCCCACCACCGGCACCGGCATTCCGCGATTCATCCGGGTCGATCCGGGCAAACACCTGTATGTGTTGTTTGAGGATGTGATCGCCAACAACCTGGAAACCATCTTTCCGGGCATGGTCATCGAGAGCTGTGAACTGTTTCGCGTCACCCGCAACGCCATCACCGAACAGTGGCCGGATCAGGCGGTTGACCTGCTGTCGATGATCGAGACCGCCCTGCAGGATCGGAAATTTGCCGAGATTGTCCGCCTGGAGGTCGACAGCACCATGACCCGGCCGCATCGCGGCATGCTCGCCTCCCAGTTGGGCATCGATTCCCGCAAGGACGTGTTCACCGTTGACGGCATCATGGCCAAACGCGATCTGATGGAAATTGTGGCCATCGATAAACCAGAACTGCATTTTCCGCCGCACCAGCCGCTCGACCACTACAAGCTCTCCGGCGACTTCCCCAATATCTTTCATCTGATCCGCGAGGAAGGTCCTTTTCTGCTCCAGCATCCCTACGAGTCGTTCAGTTCCTCGGTGGAACGGTTTCTCAAGGAGGCGAGCACCGATCCCAAGGTGCTGGTGATCAAGATGACCCTGTACCGGACCTCGGCCAATTCGCAAATCATCCAGTACCTGCTCGACGCGGCCCGCAACGGCAAGCAGGTGGCGGTGGTGGTTGAGCTGATGGCCCGCTTCGACGAATCGGCCAACATTCACTGGGCCACCTATCTGGAGCAGGCGGGTATCCACGTCACCTACGGCGTGGTCGGCCTCAAGACCCATTCCAAGGTCATCTTCGTCGTCCGGCGTGACTACAATGGTCTCAAGCGGTATGCCCATATCGGCACCGGCAACTATCATGCCGGCACCGCCCGGGCATACAGCGATCTCGGCCTGCTCACCTGCGACCCCGATATCGGCAACGATCTAACCGAATTTTTCAATTTCCTCACCCTGGGGTACGCACCGGCCCGCACCTACAAAAAACTGCTGCCTTCTCCCAGGATTCTGAAAAAGACCCTGTTGGAATACATCAAGCGAGAGATCGAGCATCAGGGGAAGGGGAACGCGGGGCTGATCCAGATGAAAACCAATGCCCTGACCGACCAGGATATTATCGCCGCCCTCTATCAGGCCTCCCAAGCCGGGGTCAAGATCGATCTGATCGTTCGCGACAGCTGCCTGCTCCGGCCGGGCATTGCCGGCCTCTCCGAGAATATCCGCGTCATTTCCCTGGTGGGCCGCTTTCTCGAACATGCCCGTATTTATTATTTTCGCAACAACGGGCAGGAACAGTACTACATCGGTTCCGCCGACATCATGAAACGCAACCTCGACCGGCGGGTGGAGGTGATCGCTCCGGTGGAATCGCCGGCATTGCAGGCGCAACTTCGGGAGATCCTCAATCTGCAACTGGCTGACCGGCGCGGAGCCTGGGATATGCAAGCCAACGGCAGCTATCTGCAACGACAGCCGCAATCGCGCGATGAACAACGGTCGGCCCAGGAGATGCTGATCGAGAAAAGCGAGAAACGGCTGGCCGAGGCACGGCGGATGTACAAAAAGCAATATTCGAAAAAGATCGCCAAGCGAAAAAACAAATAG
- a CDS encoding two-component system sensor histidine kinase NtrB has protein sequence MNGLPLLPTIIVDIAGSAANILFSFLSLWYAFRLTRLKPENFLWGCLFYVTLAITAFAVSRAVGHIAKELLFIVGRGELWQGIAPYSGGFNTLCMISVAAVMIFYHKGVQAYEAIEQEAAKLKQSKIRLTQTANELKELNLNLEDKVEERTAELSKSERKFRHLFTASKDMVFFSDSSHAILDMNASGSEMLGYTADELSRLTLRDIFRHEGDVRTYAVMLEKDGYIRDLESEFKKKDGTTIYVLISATALYDEQGNIIGSEGIAKDLTRLKTMMEQLVSSEKMASVGQMAAGIAHEINTPLGIILGYAQLMMDDFDKDSETYQNLEVIERQTKASRKIVADLLKYSRQSGSARETVDVNEIIEDAVAITEHSLNLSHIKVLLTLAPDLPPIVGDPEKLRQVVVNLINNAHHAMEGQGSGELHLATRFDRQTGKVIAEVRDSGHGIPEHIKARIFDPFFTTKPVGKGTGLGLSVSYGIIQEHGGTIEIESPVSGPAGTQLPGTLFRLALPEAEETAAIKE, from the coding sequence ATGAACGGCCTGCCCCTGCTGCCGACCATCATTGTCGACATCGCCGGCTCGGCGGCCAATATCCTTTTTTCCTTTTTGTCCCTGTGGTACGCCTTTCGTCTCACCCGGCTCAAGCCGGAGAATTTTCTCTGGGGTTGCCTTTTCTACGTCACCCTGGCGATTACCGCCTTTGCCGTGTCCAGGGCCGTTGGCCACATCGCCAAGGAACTGCTTTTTATTGTCGGCAGGGGGGAACTTTGGCAGGGCATTGCCCCCTATTCCGGAGGGTTCAATACCCTGTGCATGATTTCAGTGGCCGCAGTGATGATTTTTTATCACAAGGGAGTGCAGGCATACGAGGCCATTGAGCAGGAGGCGGCCAAGCTCAAACAGTCCAAGATTCGTCTAACCCAAACCGCCAACGAACTGAAGGAGTTGAACCTCAACCTGGAAGACAAGGTCGAGGAGCGCACGGCCGAGCTGTCCAAGTCGGAGCGGAAATTTCGTCATCTGTTCACCGCCTCCAAGGACATGGTCTTTTTTTCCGACAGCAGTCACGCAATTCTTGATATGAATGCCTCGGGTTCGGAAATGCTGGGCTACACGGCCGATGAGCTCTCCCGGCTGACTCTGCGCGATATTTTCCGCCACGAGGGAGATGTGCGCACCTACGCCGTGATGCTGGAAAAGGATGGATATATTCGTGATCTCGAATCCGAATTCAAGAAAAAGGACGGCACGACCATTTACGTGCTGATTTCGGCCACCGCCCTCTATGACGAACAGGGCAACATCATCGGCTCCGAAGGGATTGCCAAGGATTTGACCCGGCTGAAGACCATGATGGAGCAGCTGGTGTCCAGCGAAAAGATGGCCTCGGTCGGACAGATGGCCGCCGGTATCGCCCACGAGATCAATACGCCGCTCGGCATCATTCTTGGGTACGCCCAGTTGATGATGGATGATTTTGACAAGGATTCGGAAACATACCAGAACCTTGAAGTCATCGAGCGTCAGACCAAGGCCAGCCGCAAGATTGTGGCCGATCTGCTCAAGTATTCGCGCCAATCGGGCAGCGCCCGGGAAACGGTGGATGTCAACGAGATCATCGAGGATGCCGTGGCGATCACCGAACACAGTCTCAACCTCAGTCATATCAAGGTGCTGTTGACGTTGGCCCCCGATCTGCCGCCCATTGTCGGCGACCCGGAAAAGCTGCGCCAGGTGGTCGTCAATCTGATCAACAACGCCCATCACGCCATGGAAGGGCAGGGCAGCGGCGAGTTGCACCTTGCCACCCGCTTCGACCGCCAGACCGGTAAGGTCATTGCCGAGGTTCGCGACAGTGGCCACGGTATTCCGGAACACATCAAGGCGCGGATTTTCGACCCCTTTTTCACCACCAAGCCGGTGGGGAAGGGGACCGGTTTGGGGCTTTCGGTTTCCTACGGCATTATTCAGGAGCACGGCGGGACCATTGAAATTGAAAGTCCCGTTTCCGGACCGGCCGGCACCCAGCTGCCGGGCACCCTGTTCCGCCTGGCGCTGCCCGAAGCCGAGGAAACGGCAGCGATAAAAGAATAA
- a CDS encoding GAF domain-containing protein codes for MNNSQSREQQFLGVLQQVTRLTSVVLDHQEVMDTIVRALPALLDIDACTIRLLDTSTRTFVLGAAHGVSLEYLSRDVIDAEETLAMIRSGYPVFSAHVDEDPFLPFREAAHREGIKSVLTLPILFQGDLIGIMRLLTRRARSFSSEEISFAMALAEQVGIAISHGRLFKNMEAQLSFLREIQGISSLVNSTLNLEGILGALAERAAVTMRAKGCTLRLVDPESGVLRLAASHGVSGAYLNRGEIEKERNIQMVLAGEPVAIYDVSHDQRIDYHQQMIEEGIVSLLAVPVKVNGEVIGVMRILTDEPRVFSDAEVRFAATLAEVGGTAIRNARNYQRINRLLEQIKEHEKFLGDIINSLRHQLLVLDRNRRVVLANRVFLDAAGKTEREVVGTHYTALCQAGEGEAACPVDQILQGEEMRPFVQEFRSDDQLRWFERTASPIHDDSGRVAYVIEIIRDITSEHMLEAEKIQSGKLQGIVELAGTVAHEINSPLFAALGTAQLLAEDALPAEAQEELAVIIRNLKQIGDLTQKMTAMTGFTSREYVGKSKILSLIQNDMESAANGTKEVRKE; via the coding sequence GTGAACAACTCCCAATCCCGCGAGCAGCAATTTTTAGGGGTCTTGCAACAGGTGACCCGGCTGACCTCGGTGGTCCTTGATCATCAAGAGGTGATGGACACCATAGTGCGCGCCCTGCCGGCCCTGCTGGACATCGACGCCTGCACCATCCGGTTGCTCGACACCTCCACCCGGACCTTTGTGCTTGGAGCGGCGCACGGTGTGTCGCTGGAATACCTCTCCCGCGATGTGATCGACGCCGAGGAAACCCTGGCCATGATCCGTTCCGGATATCCGGTTTTCAGCGCCCATGTCGACGAAGACCCGTTTCTGCCTTTTCGTGAGGCGGCCCACCGGGAAGGAATCAAGAGCGTGCTGACCCTGCCGATTCTTTTTCAGGGAGATCTGATCGGCATCATGCGGTTGTTGACCCGGAGGGCCCGCAGTTTTTCCTCCGAGGAGATCTCCTTTGCCATGGCCCTGGCCGAGCAGGTGGGGATTGCCATCTCCCACGGGCGGTTGTTCAAGAACATGGAAGCCCAGTTGAGCTTTCTCCGTGAGATCCAGGGCATTTCTTCCCTGGTCAATTCGACCCTGAATCTGGAGGGCATCCTCGGCGCCCTGGCCGAGCGGGCCGCGGTCACCATGCGGGCCAAGGGCTGCACCCTGCGCCTGGTCGATCCCGAATCAGGTGTTCTGCGCCTGGCCGCCTCCCACGGGGTTTCCGGCGCTTATCTCAATCGCGGCGAGATCGAAAAGGAACGCAACATTCAGATGGTGCTCGCGGGGGAACCGGTGGCGATCTACGACGTCAGTCATGATCAGCGCATCGACTATCACCAGCAGATGATCGAGGAGGGGATTGTGTCGTTGCTGGCGGTGCCGGTGAAGGTCAATGGCGAGGTGATTGGGGTGATGCGGATTCTCACCGACGAGCCGCGAGTGTTTTCCGATGCCGAAGTCCGGTTTGCCGCCACCCTGGCCGAGGTCGGCGGCACGGCCATCCGCAATGCGCGCAACTATCAGCGGATCAACCGTTTGTTGGAGCAGATCAAGGAGCACGAGAAATTTCTCGGCGACATCATCAACAGTTTGCGGCATCAGTTGCTGGTATTGGATCGCAACCGCCGGGTGGTGCTGGCCAACCGGGTGTTTCTCGACGCGGCGGGCAAGACGGAACGCGAGGTGGTGGGCACGCACTACACAGCGCTGTGTCAAGCCGGCGAAGGCGAAGCAGCTTGCCCGGTCGACCAGATCCTGCAGGGCGAGGAAATGCGTCCCTTTGTTCAGGAATTTCGCTCCGATGATCAGCTGCGCTGGTTTGAGCGCACGGCCTCGCCAATTCATGACGACAGTGGACGGGTTGCGTATGTGATTGAGATCATCCGTGACATCACCAGCGAGCATATGCTTGAGGCGGAAAAGATCCAGAGCGGCAAGTTGCAGGGCATCGTTGAGCTGGCCGGTACCGTCGCCCATGAGATCAACAGCCCGTTGTTCGCGGCCCTGGGCACGGCGCAATTGCTCGCCGAGGATGCGTTGCCGGCCGAAGCGCAGGAGGAACTGGCGGTGATCATCCGCAACCTCAAGCAGATCGGCGACTTGACCCAGAAAATGACCGCCATGACCGGCTTTACCAGCCGTGAATATGTGGGCAAAAGTAAGATTTTATCCTTAATACAAAACGATATGGAGAGTGCCGCGAACGGCACAAAGGAGGTGCGGAAGGAATAG
- the tig gene encoding trigger factor yields the protein MEIVVEHLSDLTKKLTITLPKETVGPALEKAYAKINKEVKLKGFRRGKIPQSVLENNFGAQIQAEVGEKLVQESYFDAIEKEKLEPVVHPEITEHNFPEDGTFVYVALVDIKPQFELKEYKGLEVEKPVVTVSDEEVENEIKLLQRHQAVLQTAEEGHAIAMDDVAIVDFQGFHNGKAMKEVRNENFSVDIGMHRLGKDFEEKLLGLKKGDKTLYEITFPADYPNPLLAGKTVEFKVDVKDVKVRVKPELDDEFAKDIKPELTTLEELKKDIRDRLQKTKDDALKGDLDDKIMHKLIDLNPFEVPQRLVNYEIQEMLKQTEENLKRSGLSFESAGINLEELVEKNKEVAVKRVKGDFLLKKIAEIEEIKIADEDIQRGYQRIADQYRMTLDEVKKYFKRREEILPFMNELHNEKILNFLREQAKFIEVAAATEPSAAQAEA from the coding sequence ATGGAAATCGTTGTCGAACATCTCTCTGACCTGACAAAAAAACTGACCATCACCCTTCCCAAGGAAACCGTTGGCCCGGCCCTTGAAAAGGCCTATGCCAAGATCAACAAAGAGGTCAAGTTGAAGGGGTTCCGTCGCGGTAAGATTCCCCAAAGCGTACTCGAAAACAATTTTGGTGCGCAAATTCAAGCCGAAGTGGGGGAAAAACTGGTCCAGGAGAGCTACTTTGACGCCATTGAAAAGGAAAAGCTTGAGCCGGTCGTCCATCCCGAAATTACCGAGCACAACTTTCCCGAAGACGGGACCTTTGTCTACGTTGCCTTGGTCGATATCAAACCCCAGTTCGAGCTCAAGGAGTACAAGGGCCTTGAGGTGGAAAAACCGGTGGTCACCGTCAGCGATGAAGAGGTCGAAAACGAGATCAAGCTGTTGCAGCGCCATCAGGCGGTACTGCAGACCGCCGAGGAAGGCCACGCCATCGCCATGGACGACGTGGCCATCGTCGATTTTCAGGGCTTCCACAACGGCAAGGCGATGAAAGAGGTGCGCAACGAAAATTTCAGTGTCGATATCGGCATGCACCGCCTGGGCAAGGATTTCGAGGAAAAGCTGCTGGGCCTGAAAAAGGGCGACAAAACTCTTTACGAGATCACTTTCCCGGCCGACTATCCCAATCCGCTGCTGGCGGGTAAAACCGTTGAGTTCAAGGTGGACGTCAAAGACGTCAAAGTGCGGGTCAAACCCGAACTTGACGATGAGTTCGCCAAGGATATCAAGCCTGAACTGACCACCTTGGAGGAGCTGAAAAAGGATATCCGCGACCGTCTGCAGAAAACCAAGGACGATGCCCTGAAGGGTGATCTTGACGACAAGATCATGCACAAATTGATTGACCTCAATCCTTTCGAGGTACCCCAACGGCTGGTCAACTACGAGATCCAGGAGATGCTCAAGCAGACCGAGGAGAATCTCAAACGCAGCGGCTTGTCGTTTGAGTCCGCCGGTATTAATTTGGAAGAGCTAGTCGAGAAAAACAAGGAGGTGGCCGTCAAGCGGGTCAAGGGCGATTTCCTGCTGAAAAAGATTGCCGAGATCGAGGAAATCAAGATTGCCGACGAGGACATCCAGCGCGGCTATCAGCGCATTGCCGACCAATATCGCATGACCCTGGATGAAGTGAAAAAATATTTTAAACGCCGCGAGGAAATTCTGCCGTTCATGAATGAGCTGCACAACGAGAAAATCCTCAATTTCCTGCGGGAACAGGCTAAATTCATCGAAGTGGCCGCCGCTACCGAACCCTCGGCGGCGCAGGCCGAAGCCTGA
- the ppnN gene encoding nucleotide 5'-monophosphate nucleosidase PpnN: MQYDVIDGRISPNGSLDVLSRLEVGKLLNASQGELYPLFRNSSLAVLNYGGYLDDGRELLERYKDFDIRVIQEERGIKLDLRNAPASAFVDGKMIRGITEHLFAVLRDIVYVDDTINNNPRFDLATSDGITNAVFHILRNARIMRPGTPPRLVVCWGGHSISPAEYDYSKEVGYQLGLRGLDICTGCGPGAMKGPMKGATIGHAKQRIYTGQYLGITEPGIIASESPNPIVNDLVIMPDIEKRLEAFVRVGHAVIVFPGGVGTAEEILYILSILLDPENSRIPLPLIFTGPASAAGYFEQIDHFITDTLGPAARQMYRIIIDDPETVARKTLEGVEKVRQFRLKTDDAYYFNWMLNIDLSLQLPFVPSHDNMRSLNLHKNQPPHLLASNLRRAFSGIVAGNVKDAGIRAIEEKGLFELCGDARIMQPLDTLLTAFVEQQRMRLPTSTYIPCYRLVADAGA; encoded by the coding sequence ATGCAGTATGATGTCATCGACGGCCGTATTAGCCCCAACGGCAGCCTGGACGTGTTGTCCCGGCTGGAGGTGGGCAAACTGCTCAATGCCAGCCAGGGCGAGCTCTATCCCCTGTTTCGCAACTCGTCGCTGGCGGTGCTCAACTACGGCGGTTATCTCGACGACGGTCGGGAACTGTTGGAACGGTACAAGGATTTCGACATCCGGGTGATTCAGGAAGAACGCGGCATCAAGCTCGATCTGCGCAACGCCCCGGCCAGCGCCTTTGTCGATGGCAAAATGATCCGCGGCATCACGGAGCACCTGTTTGCGGTGCTCCGCGATATCGTCTACGTCGATGACACCATCAACAACAATCCCCGTTTCGATCTGGCCACCTCCGACGGCATCACCAACGCCGTCTTCCATATCCTGCGCAACGCTCGCATCATGCGGCCCGGCACCCCGCCACGGCTGGTGGTTTGCTGGGGCGGCCATTCAATATCCCCCGCGGAATACGATTACAGCAAGGAGGTCGGTTATCAGCTGGGATTGCGCGGGCTCGACATCTGCACCGGCTGCGGACCGGGGGCGATGAAGGGGCCGATGAAGGGCGCGACCATCGGCCACGCCAAGCAACGGATCTACACCGGCCAGTATTTGGGGATCACCGAACCGGGGATCATTGCCTCGGAATCGCCCAATCCCATTGTCAACGATCTGGTGATCATGCCGGATATCGAAAAGCGGCTGGAGGCCTTTGTCCGCGTCGGCCACGCGGTGATTGTCTTTCCCGGCGGCGTGGGCACGGCCGAAGAGATTCTCTATATCCTCAGCATCTTGCTTGATCCGGAAAACTCGCGTATCCCCTTGCCGCTGATCTTCACCGGACCGGCCAGCGCGGCCGGCTATTTCGAGCAGATCGACCACTTCATCACCGATACCCTGGGGCCGGCGGCGCGGCAGATGTACCGGATCATCATCGACGATCCCGAAACCGTGGCCCGCAAGACCCTGGAAGGCGTCGAGAAGGTCCGCCAGTTCCGGCTCAAGACCGACGACGCCTATTATTTCAACTGGATGCTCAACATCGATCTCAGCCTGCAACTCCCCTTTGTGCCCAGTCATGACAACATGCGCAGTCTGAACTTGCACAAGAATCAGCCGCCGCATCTGCTGGCGTCCAACCTGCGCCGGGCCTTTTCCGGGATCGTCGCCGGCAACGTCAAGGATGCCGGTATTCGGGCCATCGAGGAAAAGGGATTGTTTGAACTGTGCGGCGACGCCCGCATCATGCAGCCCCTCGACACCCTGCTCACTGCCTTTGTCGAGCAGCAACGGATGCGCTTGCCGACCAGCACCTACATCCCGTGCTATCGATTGGTTGCGGACGCAGGGGCATGA